The genomic DNA TTACTTTCTTCAATActgctgtttttaatgtgccAATTGAAGGTTGAAGGTatttcaaattttaaaatgaaaatgaggaTAGGACATATACATTAAAGCTTAGCTCTAGCTTCTCCAACAAACCTTTATTTGGTAAGAAGTGATCTTTTTATATTAGATTTTATAATTGTGGATTTTTAAATAGAGGACATTATTTGAATGTTTCAACTGATTGtcatgagatgtgaaatatgttTGTAAACAGTATGTTTCTTTATAGGTGAGTTACTTTGCTACATGTTCCTGCCTTAGTGATAGGCGAAGGTTTCCATCTTTCTTCAGAACAATCCCAAGTGATGCTTTCCAGGTAAAACTCTGTTTTAGAAATAACAAATCCAAAACATGGTTTACAGGGAGTTTAGTGAGATGTCCTGAAAGTCCCTTAAGCGAACACATATTTTGCTTGTACTGTATTTGATTTGTGCATCATTGATGCAAATAAATGGATTTAGAAGAAAGAGCATAATGGGTTCAAGTAATTGTAATTTTAATGTGAGACATGAATAGCTATTTTTTCACTGAAAGTTATTCCAACCTGTGCACTAATCCCTCTGCGCTCTATGCAATTAGGTGCGTGCTATGATTCAGATTCTAAAACGCTTTGGCTGGACTTGGACAGGTCTGCTGGTCAGTGATGATGACTACGGACGTTATGTTGCCCGATCCTTTCAATCTGACCTGGCTCAGTCTGGAGGAGGTTGTCTGGCCTACTTAGAGATATTGCCCTGGGGTGACAACCCAGCTGAACTAAGGAGGATTGTGGAAGTGATGAAGAAATCCACAGCTCGAGTGGTCATTGTGTTTGCACATCAGATCCACATGATTCAACTCATGGAAGaggtctatctatctatccattcatatttttgtgttatattgtaCTGATTCAGTGGtacaaagtagactaaattaTTCTACAGTATGTCAGtctgaaataaatatattaaataaaatgcaatgaACAGGTGGTGAGGCAGAATGTGACAGGCCTGCAGTGGATGGCCAGTGAAGCCTGGACATCAGCTGCTGTGCTGCAGACCCCCCATCTCATGCCATACCTGGGTGGCACTCTGGGTATTGCCATCCGCCGCGGAGAAATACCAGGGTTAAGAGAGTTTCTGTTAAGAATACTGCCTGACCTACATGACGAAATTCATGAAAATAGCATGGTAAAGATTGTAACATTACATTCAGATCAGTTATTGCAATTTATAATATTGATATTTCTGTTAAgacttttaaatacatttcaggTGAGGCAGTTTTGGGAATACACATTTGAGTGTAGATTTTCACCACCTCCACTAGGTTGGGTGGAGGCCGGGGGAGGACTATGCACTGGACTGGAAGATCTAGAGAATGTGGAGACTGAGTTTTTGGATGTTTCTAATCTCAGGCCTGAGTACAATATTTACAAGGCTGTGTATGCGCTGGCGTATGCCCTCGATGACATGCTGCGCTGTGTGCCAGAGAGAGGGCCTTTCAGCGGGCACAGCTGTGCTACTTTGCAAAGACTGGAGCCATGGCAGGTGTGATATCAGTTTACACTCCATCTGCTTAGTTTTTGAAAACAGCTGCTGCATCTTGAGGTTTGAAAATTCCTGTATATCTTTGAGTAGATGACAAAATGCTTAATCCTAGAAGCTGAAAGAGAACACAAAATTAATTTCTTGTgacaaacaattaattaatgGCAACAATGTTTGATCGAATTTAGAGAGCTTACATTTCATGTGTTTAGAGAGCTATATTTAAAATACTTGCATGACTGAATCAACAATTTATGACAAAGAACATCTGAAAGCATGCACACAATCAAGAACAAGGAATTGTTTTGAGTCTATGATATAATCTGTATTGTACCCCTATGTAGCTAATGTATTACTTGGAAAAGGTTAACTTCACCACACCATTTGGGGATCAAGTGTCATTTGATGAGAATGGTGATGCCTTACCAATATATGATATCATGAACTGGCTCTGGCTCCCTGATGGAATAACTAAAGTTCAGAGTGTGGGGATTGTTAAAAAGTCAGCCACCAAAGGTGAAGAACTCACACTTGATGAAAACAAAATCTTCTGGAACTTTGACTCCAAACAGGTTACttctttttattgttgtatttacCTCAGTACTGTattacacacaaaacagaatCAAAAAGTGTAGAATACCTGTTATATAACTCTTACTATCTCTTCAGTCACCACAGTCGGTGTGCAGTGAGAGCTGTCCGCCAGGTACCCGCATGGCCAGAAAAAAAGGGCAGCCTGTATGCTGTTTTGACTGTGTCCCTTGCTCTGATGGAAAGTTCAGCAATGAAACTGGTTGGTATCATTATAAAATGTTGTATTGTGGATATGAATTTGTTTTCAGGAACTTTCCCCTTCTTGGTGCCCATGatgtagacaaaaaaaaacattcctgcCACTGCAGACACCACAAGTGCAATTCCTGGCATTGGTGGCCCATCAAACATTACTGTCAATGTTCACTGGTGAGAGGGACAATATCCTTGATGCTCTGTTCCCCTATTTCCATAGATTCTATGGAGTGCACCAGTTGTCCAGAGGACTTCTGGTCCAATGCCCAGCGTGACCACTGTGTTCCTAAGATAACAGAGTTCCTCTCCTACCATGAGCCTCTGGGTATCTGCTTGACCACCGCCTCATTGATAGGCACATTTATCTGTGCTGTTGTCCTGGGCATCTTCATCTATCATCGCAGTACACCCATGGTACGCGCCAACAATTCAGAACTAAGTTTCCTGCTTTTGGTGTCACTTAAACTATGTTTCCTGTGTTCACTGCTGTTTATCGGCCGTCCCAGGCTGTGGACATGCCAACTGAGACATGCAGCATTTGGGATCAGCTTTGTACTTTGTGTCTCATGCATCCTGGTTAAAACCATGGTGGTTCTGGCAGTGTTCAAGGCCTCCCAGCCAGGAGGAGCAGCCAGTCTGAAGTGGTTTGGTGTTTTGCAGCAGAGAGGGACAGTTCTGTTTCTTACTTCTATTCAGGCAGCAATCTGCACTGCCTGGCTTGTCTCTTCCTCACCAGCTCCTCATAAAAACACTCAATACCACAATGATAAGatagtgtatgaatgtgtagtTGGGTCCACAGTGGGGTTTGCAGTGTTACTGGGTTACATTGGCTTACTGGCTATCCTTAGCTTCCTATTAGCATTTCTGGCGAGGAATCTTCCAGACAACTTCAATGAGGCCAAGCTGATCACTTTCAGCATGTTGATCTTCTGCGCTGTTTGGGTTGCCTTTGTTCCTGCTTATGTCAACTCTCCAGGTAAATATGCAGATGCAGTTGAGGTATTTGCCATCCTGGCCTCCAGTTTTGGCCTCTTGGTGGCACTGTTTGGACCCAAATGTTACATAATCCTGTTGAGACCTGAGatgaacacaaagaaagccatAATGGGTCGAGGCACCACCAAGACATAAAAACTAACTCTAGTAAATTAACtagtaaattaataaaaattaattcagtctgtattttaaatgtattcaacAGTGATCTGCCCATGAAATGACACAACATAAGTAAATCTTTCTTTACATAGAGGAATAGTGCCAGAAGATACtccaatatataaataaatattaattaaaaacataGTTTTCTATTGTTTCTATAATTTCAATCATTGGCTGTTTTGCCTGATTGTATTTCCTTGGAATTGAAATACCAAAAAATATGTTGAATTGTCTGAACAATATGTCTGTGAATGAGTCAATCATACAGCTCATAACCATCAAAgatgtaaaaagaaatctgcTTATTTGTGACTCTTGTAGCTGCTGCAAGTTCACAAGTTGCTCACAAGTTGGAAATTAGTCtatatattgtgtatttcaATGCCTTAAATATTAAACTACAaccaaaaaagaaatgtaaacattgGAGAACCTTGATGTATGACATTTTTAACTGCTTACTGCTTTAAATACTTTTAGAAGTTCAAGAACAACATGAGAGGGACActactaaatatatatttgtaatcAAGAAACCCTATAACAACAATGCAGATATTATTTCAGTTATGGCAACCTTCATGAAACAACATTGAGACTAATTCATAATTTAACAATTATCTCTCAAAAAACATGTATGATTTGGGAACTGAATTAGTGAACATGGGAGTAACTCATTATTCACTGCCTCCTGAAATACAGCAAGTAGTTTTTTCCTGTACAAGCCATTATAAGTTATTATTTTAGATCCCCCCACTTTTACCAAGTTGAAAATCATTTCCCCAGGAAATAGAAATCGCTAGTGATTCTGTTCAGGTGCGTTCAGGATGGGAATTTAAAGCTCTGACTTTCTCTATTTTTAGCGATACCAAATGTCATGTCATGTTTTCATCACAACTTCATATATTTACTAAGTTCATATTTTTAAGACTTTATTGCTAAATTACTTTGTAATAAGACATAGTTTCGACAACATACAATTGGTTAATAGATTCTGAAATCTAATATTTTCAAAACAGTATAACATCCATATGTTCTATAAATAGACAATTATGAAAAAgcgttttatttttaattacacCGTGGGTTGCCCCGGTACCAGAGGCTCTGGGCTTCAAGAGGTTAACAGAAACTGCAGTTGCATGCAAGCATAAAAAGATCCTCAAGTTTAAATAAGCAATGAGTGGTTTTTATGAAATATGGCTCTAAATTAGTAATTGAAtcaatttatttacttttagctGTTTAAATCCTTCAACTGTGTAATCTGGGGGTAACCACTTCCTCTGGAGTacaatatatgtattatattcaTAGTTTTTTTCTAGTATAGAACAGTGAAAAGTATCAAACCACCTGTTGAAAGGCAACAGAATACAGGAAAGTATCTACTGTgttcaaaatgttctttttttttttattttctcaaaagaCTCAAAATTGTTTTTTGATTCTTAAAGCAAAATATCTGACCATGTGGCATAGATTAATGGGCACAATTACATACCGTCCCAGACTGTGGACTTGCCAGCTGAGACTGGTAGCATTTGGAATtagctttgtgtttttgtctcatGTATTCTTGTAAACAACATGGTGGTTTTGGCTGGGGGTGGAGACAATCTCAAGGGGTTTGATGCTGTGCAGCAGAGAAGAAAAGTTGTTGCTCTTACCTGCATTCAGGCAGCAATCAAAAGAAtaaaagtataataataattaaataaaaataacagtaacagtaaaaTGATCTAATATGTTGCtatatgaaataatataaataagtgTGTATTTATAAATGGTTTTACTTCTAATTCTAGAAGCAATAAAGAAATGCTTGTGTAAAAAGCATTTTTGCCTGATCACATTCCGTAGGACTTTGAAAGTTTTTCTATGTTTCCACCTGACTAAACCTCAGAGATGgaataaaccaaaaaaaaaaaagagtcctgTAGTTGTTTAAATAGGTTACCCACGAAGGATGGGTATCCTTCTTTCTACAAAGTAAGACAAGCAGCTGTGGGCAGCATCATAATCAGCTTATGTTTTAGGAAAATATTGATATTTAGTTTAGTCTTACACGTTTAGGAAAACGTTTATATATACCTAAGACAATAATTAAAAGACATCTTGTATTGAGATGCAATTGTCTAAGCCAATAAGCATGTCTCATCCATATGTCTCTCATAttaagtaaaacatttttttttatctttacaaCATCATGTAAAGAGTTTTTGCATTTTAGAGAAACAGAAAATATCACCTGCATATAATGCAATTTTGTGACTAAGTATTCCCAAATTGATACCTTTTGATGAATTGATATCATTTTGAGTTCTAGCTTCTCAGTAAGTGGCTTATTTGAATGAGCAAACAGTAATGGCCTTGGTGGGTTCCTCTTTCCATTGGGAAACTTGAAGAATACAAAAGTACCTAATAATAAAGTCCTCTGATGCTGAAACTTGGTAAGCATTTTATATTTGGTATGTATTTCCACTCactttcaaatgtttttaacGTAAATAGAAATGAGATTTCTTTTGAGAGGGCACGTCTAGCTTGTACAGTATGATCCTTGATTCACCATTAAGCATTACAAAAGGCATTGTCAAACTCCTACACAAACATATGGTACATACATAGTTCTATTGACAAAATCAAATTATTGGATGTGTAATACCAAGTTAATGAAAGTAAAAGTGAataaatagaagaagaaaaatgataTTGCTCACATTAGAAAAAGGGATGATAAGAATTGACTCCTAATCAATGTTCTCTAGTTGATTACAATCCCCAGAcatttcagaaatgtatttacatCACAAAAAAAGAGGGGCTTAATTTTCcaatagaaaaacaaaagaagtaGCCTAAGTAGCAACAcaagtaatttaaaaatgtataatttggTCCAGGACTTGTTAAAATACTTGCTGATATGGCATAGCATCACGTTTAACAggttatattaaaataattaatttgctaTGTGTAGTATGTCCTGCCCACATAACCTGAACCCTGATGGGTGGTGTTAAAAGTTAAACAATGACGTAAAGCATGCAAAGGGAATGTCATAGCCCTGTATATAAAATGGAGTAACCTTGTATGAAGAATAGAAACTGTGTGAGGGGAGGatggcagttatgggggcatttCTTGACACATATATGCTCTTGTGTGTCTACCTtatcttgttttctttctcttcatctcttCCCTCATCTTGTAAATTACGGAGAAAGTTCCATCTTAATGAAATACACAAGCCTGGCGATGTGGTTCTGGGTGGGATGTTTGAGGTTCACTTTACCTCTGTCTTCCCTGAGCGGACATTTATCTCAGAGCCAGAACAGCCCAGATGCGAAGGGTGAGTTTCATACACATGCAGGAGACAGCATGGGTCTGCTCAGAGTATTCATGATAATGGGGAGTGAGTAAAATCATTTTTAGTGATACTTAAAAATAGTATCCAGATACAGCTGTGACAAGTATAATATGACAACAGTGTAATATGTTATTACCatagatttagatttttattgTAAATATCTACCCAGTTCTCAGAGTGACATTACTTTGTAGTAGTTAATAGCGATTTTGTTTGTTAGCTTTGACATTCTAGGGTTCAGGCATGCCATGACCATGGCCTTTGCTATTGATGAGATCAACAAGAACTCCAACCTGCTACCTAATGTGACTCTGGGATACAGTCTTTACGATAACTGTGGGGCACTTGTTGTTGGATTCAGTGGTTCATTATCATTGGCAAGTGGTCGAGAGGAGCAGTTTCTGCTTGAGGAGAACTGTTTAGGGACCCCTCCAGTCCTCGGGATTGTGGGTGATTCTGCCTCAACATATACTATTGCCATCTCCAATGTGCTAGGTTTATACAGAATGCCCATTGTAAGTTCCCTATCCTGtcatttgtattcattttaattttatatactgtattacaATTGATGTCATCTTTAAAAGTGACACATTgttgaaatgaaaatatttagAGTGGCTCTGACTTGCATGAGATGTGTAACTTGAGTTTTTGCTGTATGTTTCTTTACAGGTAAGTTATTTTTCTACATGTTCCTGCCTGAGTGATCGGAAACGGTTTCCATCTTTCTTTAGAACAATCCCAAGTGATGCTTTCCAGGTGAAACACTATTACCAAGTCGAGAACTGCAAACTACATCTGTTTCCGGCAATACAGCAAGCTTGTAGAAATTGTCCCACATGAAATAAACCTTTGCTTTTATCCCAATTAACTGTGCTTTAATTGGGAAacctatataaatatgtaatttataaGTTCCACTAAATGAAGTTAATTGTAGATGTAATTTTAATACTAGTCTGTGCACTAATCCCTTCACAACAATATATCCACTTAGGTGCGTGCTATGATTCAGATTCTAAAATACTTTGGCTGGTCTTGGGTCGGCCTTCTGGTCAGCGATGATGACTATGGACTCCATGTTGCCCGATCCTTTCAATCTGACCTGGCTCAGTCTGGTGGAGGTTGTCTTGCCTACTCAGAGGTTTTGCCTTGGGACAGTGACCCAAGTGAACTCAGGAGGATTGTGCATTTGATAAAGACATCAACAGCTCATGTAGTCATGGTGTTTGCACATGAGTTTCACATGATTCATCTAATGGAAGAGGTTTGaatcaaaatataatttaatgttgaaatccattgtttttttttaaatgtaatacgATTAATtatttccattgtttttttgaaaTTCACTGACCGAAATACTGTCAATTACCATCAAATCAAACCTATGTTTCAATGAAACACAATTATAAAACAGCTCATTTCAGTTCCATTTGGAtcctatggacctttttcacagcagacattttgacctgtcatagtaggaaaagcacagctgaaattgataaccttaatgatggctcagttccatcaagtgtcccagtaagctgtttcagtgagtcagcatgcacaataccagggcctctcctaagtggaatgcagccatcattaatggttttgaatacacctgtgcttttcctactatgacatgtcaacatgtgtGCCGTGAAAAAGATCTATTCAGGTCAAACTGTTTGATAATGTTACCTGTTTCCATGCCAAATAATTCATCCTGTGGAAGATTCAGCTCAACAAAACATTGCTTGGATTATTGAAATATCTTTGTCAGTTTCGATCAAGGTGTGAAAGGTCAACTCCCTAACAGTGAAAGTGAAGctaatgaaaaaatgaaatctaGTATTAAACTTCAGTTATGCATTTTGAGAAAGCTCAAATCACCCATTATGCATGACAAAACAGTGTATTTAAATCCCTTAATAGTAACTGCtactttttaaacattaattgcAATATGCATAAAGTGGGCATCTTTCACTTATAACTTTTTAACATCTGTgcttaaatgacaaaaaaaaccaagACAATGGAATTGTTGTAGAAAATCGACATTTGCTACAACACAAACTATGTTTTCAAGAAATGTGTGAAACCCGTTTCATATAATCCAATGCACAGGTGGCTCAGCAAAATGTGACAGGCCGACAGTGGATAGCAAGTGAAGCCTGGACAGGAAGTACTGTGCTCCACACACCCCTCCTGATGCCGTACCTGAGTGGCACACTAGGAATTGCTATTCGTCATGGAGAAATACCCGGGCTCAAAGACTTCCTCTTACAAATACATCCAGGCCAATATGACAAAATCTATGGAAATAACATGGTATGAGTTGAATGTTATAAATTGGACCtacataaataatataataataataataataactaataaataatatattgtcATTTCTGTTACTAATAACTTTTTAATATGTTTCAGGTGACACAGTATTGGGAATACACCTTTCAGTGTAAATTTGTTCCAGCAGGTTGGGTTGAAGCTGGGGGAGCACTATGCACTGGACAGGAAGATATTAAACATGTGGAGACTGAGTTTTTAGATCTATCTAACCTCAGGCCTGAGTACAACATATACAAGGCTGTGTATGCCCTGGCGTATGCCCTCGATGAGA from Perca fluviatilis chromosome 2, GENO_Pfluv_1.0, whole genome shotgun sequence includes the following:
- the LOC120551697 gene encoding extracellular calcium-sensing receptor-like; its protein translation is MTMVFAVDEINSNSNLLPNLTLGYSLYDNCGALVIGFRAALALASGQEEQFLLQENCFGTPPVLGIVRAMIQILKHFGWTWVGLLVSDDDYGLHVARSFQSDLVQFGVGCLAYAEVLPWGSDPAELRRIVDVMKKSTARVVMVFAHEIHIYKLMEEVGFKVNQFWEDIFPCKFAPPPAGWLEAGGALCTGQEVLHNVESELFDVSNLRPEYNVYKAVYALAYALDDMLRCVPGRGPFSGHSCATLQRLEPWQPPWSVCSESCPPGTRMARKKGEPECCFDCIPCSEGKISNKTDSMECTSCPEDFWSSPQPSGYLLDNRLIAGHIYLCCCPGNIHLSSQYTHESSSLLSSCKLRRQFHHNGMHKPGDVILGGLFEIHYTSVFPELTFTSEPNQLNCQGFDPPGFRHAMTMAFAIDEINKNSNLLPNVTLGYSLYDNCATLVIGLSAALSLASGQEEQFLPQEKCLGTPPVLGIVGDSFSTFSIATSDVIGLFKLPIVSYFATCSCLSDRRRFPSFFRTIPSDAFQVRAMIQILKRFGWTWTGLLVSDDDYGRYVARSFQSDLAQSGGGCLAYLEILPWGDNPAELRRIVEVMKKSTARVVIVFAHQIHMIQLMEEVVRQNVTGLQWMASEAWTSAAVLQTPHLMPYLGGTLGIAIRRGEIPGLREFLLRILPDLHDEIHENSMVRQFWEYTFECRFSPPPLGWVEAGGGLCTGLEDLENVETEFLDVSNLRPEYNIYKAVYALAYALDDMLRCVPERGPFSGHSCATLQRLEPWQLMYYLEKVNFTTPFGDQVSFDENGDALPIYDIMNWLWLPDGITKVQSVGIVKKSATKGEELTLDENKIFWNFDSKQSPQSVCSESCPPGTRMARKKGQPVCCFDCVPCSDGKFSNETDSMECTSCPEDFWSNAQRDHCVPKITEFLSYHEPLGICLTTASLIGTFICAVVLGIFIYHRSTPMVRANNSELSFLLLVSLKLCFLCSLLFIGRPRLWTCQLRHAAFGISFVLCVSCILVKTMVVLAVFKASQPGGAASLKWFGVLQQRGTVLFLTSIQAAICTAWLVSSSPAPHKNTQYHNDKIVYECVVGSTVGFAVLLGYIGLLAILSFLLAFLARNLPDNFNEAKLITFSMLIFCAVWVAFVPAYVNSPGKYADAVEVFAILASSFGLLVALFGPKCYIILLRPEMNTKKAIMGRGTTKT